From a region of the Bacteroidales bacterium genome:
- the rpmF gene encoding 50S ribosomal protein L32 — protein MANLKYRWSKTRTRSRRANFKVEAQTFVTCSNCGTPVLYHHVCPECGFYKGKQVIEKN, from the coding sequence ATGGCAAATTTAAAGTATCGTTGGTCAAAGACCAGAACTCGCAGTAGAAGAGCTAATTTCAAAGTTGAAGCACAAACATTCGTAACATGTTCAAATTGCGGTACACCAGTGCTTTATCACCATGTATGCCCAGAATGTGGCTTTTATAAAGGTAAACAAGTTATTGAAAAAAATTAA
- a CDS encoding DUF177 domain-containing protein: MKTPNTYIINFSGLSTGEHVFNWEIDGSFFEDCSYPEIIDAKVFVNCLLIKSNNFLELNFECKGNVGVPCDRCLDKLFVKIDTNRKIIVKESEQKHSDNDDIFFVSRQDYEISVLDWIRELILLSIPMRNVHLEGQCNPEMIDKLGNYMLSDESEF, translated from the coding sequence GTGAAAACGCCAAATACATATATCATAAATTTCTCTGGATTATCAACAGGAGAGCATGTTTTTAACTGGGAAATAGATGGGTCGTTCTTTGAAGATTGCAGTTATCCTGAAATAATTGATGCAAAAGTTTTTGTTAATTGCTTATTGATTAAATCTAACAACTTTTTGGAATTAAATTTTGAATGTAAAGGAAATGTTGGAGTTCCATGTGATAGATGCCTTGATAAGCTTTTTGTAAAAATAGATACCAATAGAAAAATTATTGTAAAAGAATCAGAACAAAAACATTCAGATAATGACGATATTTTCTTTGTAAGTCGTCAAGACTACGAAATATCTGTTTTAGATTGGATACGAGAGCTAATTCTTCTTTCAATTCCAATGCGGAATGTGCATCTCGAAGGACAATGCAATCCTGAAATGATCGACAAATTAGGAAACTATATGTTGTCGGACGAAAGCGAATTTTAA